The Nitrospiria bacterium DNA segment TCACGAAAGCCGGCTGGTCCGTTCAGGACCCGGATAAGGTCCATTTGATCTCCTCCCGTGGGATAGCGGTTCGCCATTTTTCATTGAAAAAAGGATTCGGCGAAGCGGATTATCTCCTCTACCTGGATGGAAAGGCGGCCGGGGTGGTGGAGGCGAAAAAGATCGGACATACGCTCACGGGTGTAGAGGTTCAATCCGGAAAATATAGCAAAGGTCTTCCTGCAAACCTCCCCGCCTATACCCGCCCCCTTCCTTTCTTATACGAAAGCACCGGAGAAGAAACCCAATTTACCAATGGCCTGGACCCTGATCCACACTCTCGCCCAGTATTTTCCTTTCACAAACCTGAAACCCTGATCACATGGCTTGAGGATGCTGGATTGGGTAACGTCCCCAGCGACATGGCTGCAGAGGTGGCCCCTGAGTATGGAAAACGTGGAAAAACCTTCCATGATCGTATTTGCCTCAATATGCAGGAACTGAGGAAGGAAGGGCTTTGGTCCGCCCAGATTACAGCCATCCAAAATCTTGAACACTCTCTCAAAGAAAACCGTCTCCGCGCTTTGATTCAAATGGCCACAGGGTCCGGAAAAACCTTTACTGCCATCAATATTGCCTATCGCTTGATTAAATTCGCCGATGCAAAACGGATCTTGTTTTTGGTTGATCGGGCCAATCTGGGAAAGCAGACCCTCAAGGAGTTCCAGCAATTTGTCTCCCCTTACAACAACTTTAAATTCCATGAAGAATTCATCGTCCAACCTTTAACGAGCAACACTTTGGACCAGGCGGCAAGAGTTTGCATCAGCACCATCCAACGCCTCTATTCCATGTTGAAAGGCCGGCCTTTAACCGAAGAGGACGATGAACAATCGCTGGAGGGCTTGGAAAAAGTCTTTAAAGAACCGGTTCCCATTGAATATAATCCTGCCATTCCCATCGAAACATTCGACGTCATCATCATCGATGAATGCCACCGGTCCATTTACAACCTTTGGCGACAGGTTGTGGAATATTTCGATGCCTATCTCATCGGCCTGACCGCCACGCCGGATAAACAAACCTTCGGGTTTTTCCGTCAAAACCTGGTCATGGAGTATAACCATGAACAGGCGGTGGCCGATGGGGTAAACGTCAATTACGATGTCTATAGTATCAAAACGGAGATCACACAAGGTGGCGGAACCGTCGAGGCAGGATATTATGTGGACAAGCGCGATCGGGAAACCCGTGCCGTTCGCTGGGAACAACTGGATGAGCCCCTAACTTATGGCTCCAACCAATTGGACCGTGACGTCGTGGCCGTGGACCAAATCCGAAAGGTGATTCAAACCTACCGGGACAAGCTCTTCACGGAGATCTTCCCCGGCCGCACACATGTTCCCAAAACCCTCATCTTTGCCAAAGATGACAGCCATGCCGAAGACATCGTAAAGATTTTACGCGAGGAGTTCGGCAAAGGAAATGATTTTGCACAGAAGATCACCTACCGGACGACGGGAAAAACCTCCGATGAGCTGATTGCGGAATTTCGTAACAGCTATCTTCCCCGGATTGCCGTAACCGTAGAATTGATCGGTACCGGAACAGACATCAAGCCGGTTGAAGTCGTAATGTTCATGCGTGATGTAAAATCGAGGAACGCCTTTGAGCAGAAAAAGGGCCGAGGCGTTCGTGTGATTAACAGTAACGATTTGCAAGCGGTCACACCGGATGCGGCTACAAAAGATCATTATATTATCATTGACGCAGTAGGTGTATGTGAGGGGGATAAAACCGATTCCCGTCCCATGGAGAAAAAACCCTCCGTTTCATTTGAAAAACTTCTTCAGGCGGTCAGCTTGGGAAATACCGAACCGGAAATTCTTACGAGTATTGCAAGCCGTCTCGCCCGCATGGAGCGAACCATCAGCCAGGAGGACCAATCGGAAATCGTCAGAATTTCAGGCGACCTAAGTATTAAAGATCTTTCCAGGTCTCTTGTGGATGCCGTAAATCCGGACCGGCATTTGGAAAAAGCCCAAATTGATAACGATACGAAAGAACCCAGTGAACAACAAATCCAACAGGCCGCTGAAAAATTGATCCAGGAAGCCGTCAAGCCCCTCTATAGCCCGGATCTTCGAAACTGCTTAATAGAAATCAAAAAGAAAGCCGAGCAAACCATCGATCATGTAAGCCAGGATCAGGTCATCGAAGCGGGATTCGATGCCACCGCTTTGGAGCGGGCAAGAGGCATCGTCGGGTCCTTCAAGAAATTTATCAAAGACAATAAAGACGAAATCACGGCGATACAAATTCTCTACTCCAAACCCTACAAACAGCGCCTTACCTTCGAAGCCGTCAAAGAACTGGCCGATGCCATCGAAAAACCCCCTTATCTTTGGAACGAATCACAACTCTGGAACGCCTATGCGGCTTTGGAACAATCCAAAGTCCGGGGAGCAGGCAAAAAAAGGATTTTAACGGACTTGGTATCCCTCGTTCGGTTTGCAATGCATCAAGATAATGAACTGATTCCATTTCCCGAGCGTGTGAATGCCAACTTTAACACCTGGCTGGCACAAACGATTCGTCATTCCCGCGAAAGAGGGAATCCAGAGCCTTTCACCCCAGAACAGATCAAATGGCTCGAAATGATCCGTGACCACATCGCCGCGAACCTCAGCATCGGAACCGATGATTTCGACTTCGCGCCCTTCATGCAGCAAGGGGGAATTGGCAGAGCGCATCAAGTATTTGGGAAGGATTATCAAAGAGTGATCGAGGAACTGAACGAGACGTTAGCAGCATGAGATATAATCCTGAAATCCATCATCGTCGTTCTATTCGAATCAAGGAATATGACTATTCACAGCCGGGTTCCTATTTTATAACGCTGTGCACACAGAACAGAGAATGTTGGTTCGGTGATGTGACGGACGGGAAAATGCGGTTGAACGCCTATGGTCAAATCGTTGCGGAATGTTGGCAATGGTTGTCCGAACAATACGCGCATGCGAATATGGATGAATGGATCGTGATGCCTAACCATTTGCATGGGATCATCGCCATCACCGCCGACGGTAGGGGCGGTTCGCGAACCGCCCCTACGGGTCCGGTCAAACAAAAACCCTTGGGCCGTTTAATCGGGGCATTCAAAACCGTTTCGACCAAACGAATCAATCAAATGCGTGCCTCTGCGGGTGTTCCGGTTTGGCAACGAAATTATTACGAACACATCATCCGTAACGAGGAGGATCTCAACAAAATCCGTCAATACATTCTCGAAAATCCCATGAAATGGGCCGAGGACACCGAGAATCCGAATACGGTAGGGGTTTGATTTCTCAAACCCGAATTGTAGGGGCGGTTCACGAACCGCCCCTACAAAACGTGACCCCATCCGTGTAGGGGTTCAAAATTTTGATCCCCTACGAGACACATTGTGTTCACCGAATCAACGAATTGAATGAGACGTTAGCAGCATGAATTTTTCCATCCCACACGATTGGATTATAACTCCATTAGGTGAGTTAGCTTCTGCTATTCAATATGGTTACACGGAAAAGGCTCAGACCGAGAAAATTGGACCGAGCTTTTTGCGAATTACAGACATTCAAAACGATACCGTTGAATGGAACCAAGTACCGTTTTGCATTATTGATGACAAAGAAAAAGAAAAATATCTTTTAAGAGAAGGAGATCTTGTTTTTGCCAGAACAGGCGCAACGGTCGGAAAGAGCTATTTGATAACCGGTTCAATTCCAGAATCTGTTTTTGCTTCTTATTTAATTCGTGTTCGCTTAAAACCGGATATAGAACCAAAATATATCTCGTACTTTTTTAGGTCCTCCGACTATTGGCGTCAAATTAGCAAAAGCCAATCTGGTATTGGACAACCCAACGTAAATGGTAAGAAACTTGCTCAAATTAAAATTCCTCTTGCCCCCCTCGACCAACAAACCCGCATCGTCGCGGAAATCGAAAAACAATTCTCCCGATTGGACAAAGCCGTTGCCAGCCTCAAGCACGCCAAATCCAACCTCAAACGCTACAAAGCCGCCGTCCTCAAAGCCGCCGTCCAAGGCAAACTCACCGAACAATGGCGCAAAAAGTATCCTGATGTCGAACCCGCCAGCAAGTTGTTGGAGCGCATCCTTGCCGAACGGAGAGAGCGATGGAAAGGTAAAGGAAAATACAAAGAGCCCGCTGTGCCAGATACGAGTATTCTCCCACCGCTACTGGAAGGTTGGATGTGGGCACGGCTTGAACAGATTGGGCTGATTTTCGGCGGGCTGACCAAAAACCCTAAACGAACCAAATTACCCAAAAAACTTCCTTACCTTCGGGTCGCCAACGTTTATGCAAACGAGCTCCGCCTCGATCAGATTGAGCGAATTGGGGTCTATGACGGCGAGTTGGACAAACTCCTTTTACAGCGAGGTGATTTGCTAATCGTTGAAGGTAATGGAAGCAAAGATCAGATTGGGAGACTTGCAATTTGGGATGGCTCAATCGATCCGTGTGTTCACCAGAACCACATCATTAAAATCCGTCTTGTAAACGTTGACATCGGGAAATGGATTTTGTTTTGGCTGCTGTCGCTACCGGGGCGACATTTTGTTGAGCGGGTAGCCAGTTCGACTTCTGG contains these protein-coding regions:
- a CDS encoding restriction endonuclease subunit S, which translates into the protein MNFSIPHDWIITPLGELASAIQYGYTEKAQTEKIGPSFLRITDIQNDTVEWNQVPFCIIDDKEKEKYLLREGDLVFARTGATVGKSYLITGSIPESVFASYLIRVRLKPDIEPKYISYFFRSSDYWRQISKSQSGIGQPNVNGKKLAQIKIPLAPLDQQTRIVAEIEKQFSRLDKAVASLKHAKSNLKRYKAAVLKAAVQGKLTEQWRKKYPDVEPASKLLERILAERRERWKGKGKYKEPAVPDTSILPPLLEGWMWARLEQIGLIFGGLTKNPKRTKLPKKLPYLRVANVYANELRLDQIERIGVYDGELDKLLLQRGDLLIVEGNGSKDQIGRLAIWDGSIDPCVHQNHIIKIRLVNVDIGKWILFWLLSLPGRHFVERVASSTSGLYTLSVNKVCSLPILLPPWAEQNEIVEEVERRLSMVEDLEKEVIANLQRAERLRQSILARAFCGKLVFTSLELDLNYTQLDNRAASGPQKRR
- a CDS encoding type I restriction-modification enzyme R subunit C-terminal domain-containing protein, encoding MDPEDKARQEIDQSLTKAGWSVQDPDKVHLISSRGIAVRHFSLKKGFGEADYLLYLDGKAAGVVEAKKIGHTLTGVEVQSGKYSKGLPANLPAYTRPLPFLYESTGEETQFTNGLDPDPHSRPVFSFHKPETLITWLEDAGLGNVPSDMAAEVAPEYGKRGKTFHDRICLNMQELRKEGLWSAQITAIQNLEHSLKENRLRALIQMATGSGKTFTAINIAYRLIKFADAKRILFLVDRANLGKQTLKEFQQFVSPYNNFKFHEEFIVQPLTSNTLDQAARVCISTIQRLYSMLKGRPLTEEDDEQSLEGLEKVFKEPVPIEYNPAIPIETFDVIIIDECHRSIYNLWRQVVEYFDAYLIGLTATPDKQTFGFFRQNLVMEYNHEQAVADGVNVNYDVYSIKTEITQGGGTVEAGYYVDKRDRETRAVRWEQLDEPLTYGSNQLDRDVVAVDQIRKVIQTYRDKLFTEIFPGRTHVPKTLIFAKDDSHAEDIVKILREEFGKGNDFAQKITYRTTGKTSDELIAEFRNSYLPRIAVTVELIGTGTDIKPVEVVMFMRDVKSRNAFEQKKGRGVRVINSNDLQAVTPDAATKDHYIIIDAVGVCEGDKTDSRPMEKKPSVSFEKLLQAVSLGNTEPEILTSIASRLARMERTISQEDQSEIVRISGDLSIKDLSRSLVDAVNPDRHLEKAQIDNDTKEPSEQQIQQAAEKLIQEAVKPLYSPDLRNCLIEIKKKAEQTIDHVSQDQVIEAGFDATALERARGIVGSFKKFIKDNKDEITAIQILYSKPYKQRLTFEAVKELADAIEKPPYLWNESQLWNAYAALEQSKVRGAGKKRILTDLVSLVRFAMHQDNELIPFPERVNANFNTWLAQTIRHSRERGNPEPFTPEQIKWLEMIRDHIAANLSIGTDDFDFAPFMQQGGIGRAHQVFGKDYQRVIEELNETLAA
- a CDS encoding transposase, which produces MRYNPEIHHRRSIRIKEYDYSQPGSYFITLCTQNRECWFGDVTDGKMRLNAYGQIVAECWQWLSEQYAHANMDEWIVMPNHLHGIIAITADGRGGSRTAPTGPVKQKPLGRLIGAFKTVSTKRINQMRASAGVPVWQRNYYEHIIRNEEDLNKIRQYILENPMKWAEDTENPNTVGV